In the genome of Cyanobacteriota bacterium, one region contains:
- the topA gene encoding type I DNA topoisomerase: MATTKTKEKEADFKYLVIVESPAKSKTLTKILGKDFLVKSSIGHIRDLPAKGLGIDVKNNFEPSYEIMTGKDKVVNELKSYAKQAEHVYLASDPDREGEAIAWHLSEILNCKKKDISRIAFNQITPTAVKAAVNSPRQIDQALVDAQQARRMLDRLVGYKISPLLWRKVGGRSAGRVQSIAVRLICEREEEINLFVPEEYWSLNADVQEAKTNINFEISLAQVDSKRIVSPVKDYDPTKATVIKSEDEMNKIITRTKASKLVASKIASKPSSKKAQPPFKTSTLQRTASNALGFNVKRTMQVAQKLYEGMKIGTTDEVGLITYMRTDSLRIAPEAQIEAKEYIEKTWGPEYYPETTNEYNKTKKKNEQDAHEAIRPTYIDKTPDSVKQYLSDEQYKLYKLIWQRFMASQMVPMKLEIKTIEISSENKDLLFRASHSKKIFAGYSILYGKDKEIGEELEAEIEDSKFSDSLKEGSEIDLLKTKPNQHFTEGPPRFNEASLVKVLEEQGIGRPSTYAPTINTIQDRKYVEKVEGGNGLKPTKLGIQVNKLLVDHFGNYINVDFTSSMESNLDSVAEKGLDWIIMLKEFYLGKEWKKKEKIKPRRKTKKTLEDKTPDPYYLLAPGFIDEVKKASEAIDNVVIETEYNCPTCESTMHLKSSRFGPFLGCSQYPDCQIIINLTKEGTPAPEDRPYTEENCKKCKKDQSLVIRYGRYGDYLACTTTDCDFTSPIQKKTGINCPREACGGEIVEKKSRFNKIFFGCNNWSANGCEEVFWYHPINQHCPDCNKLMMYKNLKRGDKLACSDTKTCGYNRLASPKDIEQYRPKFEEIESQKEKSVFSL, translated from the coding sequence ATGGCAACAACTAAGACAAAAGAAAAAGAAGCGGATTTCAAATACCTAGTAATAGTAGAGTCCCCGGCAAAATCCAAGACCCTCACCAAAATACTTGGTAAGGATTTTCTGGTGAAATCAAGTATTGGACATATTCGAGATCTTCCTGCCAAAGGACTTGGTATCGACGTCAAGAACAACTTTGAGCCCAGCTACGAAATCATGACTGGCAAAGACAAAGTAGTTAATGAACTTAAATCATATGCAAAACAAGCTGAACATGTCTATTTAGCTAGTGACCCGGATCGCGAAGGAGAAGCTATTGCTTGGCACTTGTCAGAAATCCTAAATTGCAAGAAAAAAGATATTTCAAGAATCGCATTCAACCAAATTACTCCTACTGCAGTCAAAGCTGCTGTAAATAGTCCTCGCCAAATTGATCAAGCCTTGGTAGACGCGCAGCAAGCAAGAAGAATGCTCGACAGACTAGTAGGTTATAAAATCAGTCCACTGCTCTGGCGCAAAGTTGGTGGGCGTAGTGCAGGTAGAGTTCAATCTATTGCTGTTAGATTAATTTGTGAACGTGAAGAAGAAATCAATCTTTTTGTTCCAGAAGAATACTGGTCTCTCAATGCTGATGTTCAGGAAGCCAAAACCAATATCAACTTTGAAATTAGTCTTGCTCAAGTTGATTCCAAACGAATAGTGAGTCCAGTGAAGGACTACGACCCTACTAAAGCAACTGTAATTAAATCAGAAGACGAAATGAATAAAATCATCACTCGCACGAAGGCAAGCAAACTGGTAGCTAGCAAAATAGCCAGTAAGCCAAGTAGCAAAAAAGCTCAACCACCTTTCAAGACTTCTACCTTGCAACGTACTGCCAGTAACGCACTTGGCTTCAACGTCAAACGGACAATGCAAGTCGCTCAGAAGTTATATGAGGGTATGAAGATCGGTACCACTGACGAAGTCGGTTTGATTACCTATATGAGAACCGATAGTTTACGTATCGCACCAGAGGCTCAAATTGAAGCCAAAGAATATATCGAGAAGACTTGGGGTCCGGAATACTACCCAGAAACTACAAATGAGTACAATAAAACCAAAAAGAAAAACGAGCAGGATGCTCACGAGGCTATTAGACCGACATATATCGACAAGACTCCTGACAGCGTGAAGCAATACCTAAGTGATGAGCAGTACAAACTCTACAAACTAATCTGGCAACGTTTCATGGCATCGCAAATGGTTCCAATGAAATTAGAAATCAAAACAATTGAAATCAGCTCAGAAAACAAAGATCTATTGTTTAGAGCAAGCCACAGCAAAAAAATCTTTGCTGGTTACTCAATTCTTTATGGCAAAGACAAAGAGATTGGTGAAGAACTTGAAGCAGAAATCGAAGACTCCAAATTCTCTGATAGTCTCAAAGAAGGTAGCGAGATAGATCTACTGAAGACCAAACCAAATCAGCACTTTACTGAGGGTCCTCCTCGCTTCAATGAAGCTAGCCTGGTCAAGGTACTTGAGGAGCAAGGTATTGGTAGACCGTCTACTTACGCACCAACTATCAATACTATCCAAGATCGCAAGTATGTAGAGAAAGTCGAGGGAGGCAACGGGCTCAAACCTACCAAGCTTGGTATCCAAGTCAATAAGCTACTTGTCGATCATTTTGGCAACTATATCAACGTTGATTTTACTTCTAGTATGGAATCAAACCTAGACAGTGTTGCAGAGAAAGGTCTTGATTGGATCATTATGCTCAAAGAGTTTTACTTAGGTAAAGAATGGAAGAAGAAAGAAAAAATCAAACCACGTCGCAAGACTAAAAAAACACTCGAAGACAAAACTCCAGATCCATATTACTTACTTGCACCTGGATTTATTGATGAAGTCAAAAAAGCTTCTGAAGCAATTGACAATGTCGTAATTGAAACAGAGTATAATTGCCCGACTTGCGAGTCAACGATGCACCTTAAGAGTTCGCGTTTTGGTCCTTTCTTGGGTTGTTCTCAGTATCCAGATTGTCAAATCATTATCAATCTAACCAAAGAAGGTACTCCAGCTCCAGAAGATAGACCATACACAGAAGAGAATTGCAAAAAATGTAAGAAGGATCAATCCCTGGTGATTCGTTACGGTCGTTACGGTGACTATCTTGCTTGCACAACCACAGACTGTGACTTCACTTCACCGATACAAAAAAAGACTGGCATCAACTGCCCGCGCGAGGCTTGCGGTGGTGAGATCGTCGAGAAAAAATCACGCTTCAATAAAATATTTTTTGGTTGTAACAACTGGTCAGCCAATGGTTGCGAAGAAGTTTTTTGGTATCATCCAATTAACCAACACTGTCCTGACTGCAACAAATTAATGATGTACAAAAACCTCAAACGTGGTGACAAACTTGCTTGCTCTGACACCAAGACTTGTGGTTACAACAGACTTGCAAGTCCAAAAGACATTGAACAGTACAGACCCAAATTTGAAGAAATTGAAAGCCAAAAAGAAAAATCTGTTTTTAGCTTATAA